In Mycolicibacter virginiensis, the DNA window GCGCCGGTTTCTTGATCGCGATTGGCTTGGGTCAGGCCCAGCTGGAGCCGACCGAGGCGTCGGTGTTGGCCATGTTGTTACCGGCCGACTGCACCTTCTGACCGTGGCTGTTGGCCTGCTCGTAGATCACCGCGAAGTTGCGACCCAACTGCGCCACAAACTCCTGGCACGCCACCGAACCCGCACCACCCCAGAAATCACCGGCAGCCAGCACATCGTGCACGATCGCCTGGTGCTCAGCCTCCAACGACGCAGCCTGAGCACGAATCAACGCACCGTGCGCATCCACATCACCGAACTGGTAGTTAATCGACATGGTCGTGGTACTCCTTCTAGCTCGACAGGATCTGCTGAGAAGCAGCTTCCTGCTGCTCGTAGTGGTTAGCGTCGCGAATCAGACCATCACGCACACCGTGCAGCATGTTCACGATGTTGCGAAACGCCGTCTGCATCTGACCCATGGTGTCCATCGAAGTCCGCTCCGCCAGACCACCCCAACCAGCACCAGAGATGTTGGTCGACGACGCCCACATCCGACGAGCCTCGTCCTCCACCGTCTGCGCGTGCACATCAAAACGGCCCGCCATCGAACGCATCGCGTCCGGATCAGTCATAAAACGTGTTGCCATGGTTCTCTCCCTCTTGCTTCGTCAATTCGTTGTGGTAGCCGGGCGCCGACCCGGCAGACACGTGTGTGTTCAGGCCCCTTCCGCTACCCGCCAGCCGGCGAACGGGGCATAACCTTGGGGGCCTTGGCGGCCATCGCGCCCATTCCGCGTCCGGCCATCGCGCCCATCATGGCGTGGCCGAACGGGCCGCCCGGCAGTCCTCCCGACATGGTCTGGACCGGGGCGCTGACCGTGGTGGCGGGAAGTACCGGAGCGGCGCGGACCATACCGTCGGCGGCCATCGACCAGGCCTGCGGAACCTTCAGCGCGCCCATCGAGGCGGCTTGACCGAGCTTGGCGGAGATGGCGTTAGTGGCCGAGCTGAAGTGGCCGGCCAGCACGCCGACCGCGCCTTGCAGCTTGTCGTTGACGAAGTCGCCGATCTGGGTCATCAGGGTGCCGGCGCCCCCGGCGGCCGACTGTCCGGCCAACGCACCTGTCGCTCCGGCCGCTCCGCCCATTCGGGCGAACTGCATCAGCATCGGTAGCAGCCTCACCAACATCATCGCGGGCATGCTCGCCGAACTGATTGGCGACAGCGCCGAGCTGATGGTGGTGGCTGCCGCCTTCTCGCCGAGCATCGTCGACGGAAGGCCAACCGCGTCGAGCAATCCGCCGATGGTGGCGAAGTCATAACCTGACGGCCCGTTGCCAGGCGGGGTGATGACCGGACCGCCATCGGCCGATCCCGGCGTCCCCTGCGCCGTCGCCTGAGCAGACTGCGGCGGTGTCGACACCTGCTGCAGCGCGTTGTTGTTAGCCTCCGCAGACCCGCTGTAGGTGTCCATCGCGGCGCCGTCGGTCGCCCACATCACTTCGTACTGGTGCTCAGTCGCCTGGATCAGGGGGGTGTTCTGGCCAAAGAAGTTGGTGGAGATCAGCGCCAGCAGCATCGCGCGGTTCGCCGCGATCACCGCGGGCGGCACCGACGCGGCCCGCGCCGCCTCGAACAGCGCGGCCGCCTGGGTGGCCAGCGCAGCGTTGTTGGCGGCGGTCGCCGAAGCCTGCTCCAGCCAAGCCACATACGGCGCGGTCGAGGCGGTCGCCGCTGCCGAGCCGGCCCCAGTCCAGGTCGAGTCCAGATTGGCAATCACCGAATGCGTCGCTGTCGCCGATGTCATCAACTCGCTCGACAGCTGAGCCCACGCCGCCGCGGCTTCCAGCAGGGGGCTCGAACCGGGCCCGGTATATATAAGCCCAGAGTTGATCTCGGGCGGAAAGATACTGAAACTCATTGAGGCGCCCCGCTTCAGCCAGCAGCCGCGGCGTTGACAGCCTCGGTGAGGGCGTAAGCGTTCGCGTTGCTACCCAAAGTGGCCACGATCTGCTGGTGCACCGCCGCCGCCTGGGCACTGACCTCCTGGAACAGGGATCCATGGACCGAGAACTGGGCAGCGGTCATCGCCGACACCAAGTCCGCGGCAGGCGCGGTCACACCAGTGGTAGGAGCAGCAGCGGCGGTGACCCCCGCGGTCATCGAGTCGCCGATTCCGGAAAGGCTTCCGGCGGCCGCCGTCAGAATCTCTGGCTGAGCGGTTACGAACGACATTGTTCCTCCTGGGGGGTCGTGCAAGCGTCTCGGGGAAGTGTTGGGTACGCGAAGTCTGCGTCAATACTTGACGTAGGTCACTCTAGCGGACAGTTGTAATAACGGTCTGATAAAGCTGGGGCGCCCGAGACGAACGACAACTCGCGGCCCGAGCACCACGGAACCCTGGAAGCACGAGTTGAAACGTTCACCGAGCAGACGACCTCTCTTGACTCTGGGGCAGGTAGCTGCGGCGGCCGTAGCAGGAAACATCCCACTGCGGCCGGATGCAGAACGTAACACCGGCGCGACCTCGGGGCACAGCAGCGCGACAAACATTCAGTAAAGGTTTGGGATCTGGTCAGACAACGCTGAATTCACTTAGCCAAGGCGCGGGATTCGACGCGTTCTACCGCACTAAACCGGGCCTGGAGGCGGGTGCCGGTATGCGAAGCTAAGGTGCCCCGATCGGTCGGCGGGCCACCATCAAACTACGGACAACTCCACGGAGCGTGCGATGACCTTCAACGAGGGTATGCAGATCGATACCAGCACCACCTCCTCGGGCGGCGGTGGCCGTGGGATTGCGATCGGCGGCGGGGTTGCCGGGTTGGTGATCCTGGTGGTGGCGCTGCTCTTGGGGGCCGATCCCGGCGAGGTGCTCAGCCAGCAGCCCGTGGACCAGGGCCAGTACACGGCGCCGGGCTTCGACCTCGCCAAGTGCCGCACCGGCCAGGACGCCAATAAGTATGTGCAGTGCCGGGTGGTCGCCACGGCCAACTCGGTGGACGCGGTGTGGTCGGACCTGCTGCGGGGCTACACGCGTCCGCGCGTGCAGCTGTTCAGCGGACAGACGTCCACCGCTTGTGGGGCGGCCACCAGCGCGGTCGGACCGTTTTACTGCCCCGCGGACCAGACCGCCTACTTCGATACCGACTTCTTCAAGGTGCTCGTCGACCGGTTCGGCTCGAGCAGCGGGCCGCTGGCACAGGAGTATGTGGTCGCCCACGAGTTCGGCCACCACGTGCAGAATCTGCTCGGCGTGCTGGGCCGAGCCCAAACCGGTGCGCAGGGCGCGACCGGCGCCGGGGTTCGCACCGAGTTGCAGGCCGACTGCTACGCCGGGGTGTGGGCGCATTACGCATCGGTGACCAAGCAGGAGGGCACCGGGGTGCCGTTCCTGCAGCCGCTGACCGACCAAGACATCAGCGATGCGTTGTCCGCGGCGTCGTCGGTGGGTGACGACCGCATTCAGCAGGCCGCCACCGGCCGGGTCAATCCGGAGTCGTGGACCCACGGCGCGTCGGCCCAGCGCCAGCACTGGTTCACCGTCGGCTATCAGAGCGGCGACCCCAACCAGTGCGACACCTTCGCCGCCAGCAACTTGGGCTAGCCCGGGGTCAAAGCGAGAGGAGCCCGCGCAGCTCGGCCCGGTCCGCCTCGTCGAGCGGCAGCAGCGGGCGACGCGGTTCCCCGGCCGGCACCCCGAGCATCTCTAGGCCGGCTTTGACGGTGGTGGGCAGCCCGCCGGCCACGATGAACTCCAGCAGCGGCTTGAGGTCCTCGTAGCACGCCTGGGCCTTGTCCAATTCCCCGGCGGTGACCGCGGTGTAGAGGTCCAGGCAAGGCTGCGGACGCAGGTTGGGCGCCGCGGTGCACCAGCCGGCCGCCCCGGCACGCAGCGCGTCGAGCACCAGCGGATTGCTGCCGTTGAAGAACGGCAGGCGCCCATCGGACAGCGTGGCGATCCGCAGCATCCGGCTCAGATCGCCGGTGGACTCCTTGACCATGGTCACGTGCTCGATGCCCTCGAACATGGCCACCAGCAGCTCTGGACTCATGTCGATCCCGGAGGTCGCCGGATTGTTGTAGGCCACGATGTCGATGTCGATGGCATCGGAGACGGCCCGGTAGTGCGCGGCGATCTCGCGTTCAGACAGTTTCCAGTACGACACCGGGGAGACCATCACCGCGTCGGCGCCGGCCTGCGCGGCATAGCGAGCGCGGCGCACGGTACGCGCGGTGGTCAGATCCGAGACCCCGACCAGCACCGGCACGCGTCCGGCGACCGCGGCGATCGAGGCGTCGACGCAGGTGTCGAATTCGTCTTCGTCGAGGTAGGCGAGTTCACCGGTGCTGCCCAGCGGGGCGATGGCGTGCACCCCGGCCTCGATGAGCCGGTTGATGACGGTAGTCAGGACCGCGGTGTCGATTCCGCCGTCGCGGAACGGGGTCACCGGGTAGCCGATGACGCCATATAACTGTGTTGCCACGAGGGACTCCTTGCTTATCGGGTGATCGCGTCGCTTATCGGGTGATCGCGTCGGGGTGACCGGCGAGGGCGCGGCGGGCGTAGTAGGCGAAGTTCGCCTGGCTGCGATTGGGCAGCAAGGTCCAGTCGTGGGCCTCTCGGGCCAGCTTCTCCGGGAGTTCTTTGATAGTCCCGGCGGCCATGGCGGCCAGCTGCAACGCGGCGGCACGCTCGATCAGCACCGCCAGCGAGCACGCCTCCTCCACACTGGCGCCGGCCACGATCTGACCGTGGTGCGCCAGCAGGATCGCCTTCTTGTCGCCAATGGCCTCAGAAATGATCTCGCCCTCCTCGTTTCCGACCGGGACCCCCGGCCACAGCGGCAGGAAGGCACAGTCGCCATAGAGCGGTGTGGTGTCCATGTGCGAAACGATCAACGGGGTCTCCAGCATGGACAGCGCGGCAACATGAAAAGGGTGGGTGTGCACTATGCACTGGACATCGGGGCGGGCCCGGTAGATCCAGCTGTGGAATCGGTTGGCGGGGTTGGCCATCCCCTCCCCCTCGATGACGTTGAGGTCTTCGTCGACGAGCAGGAGATTGGTGTCGGTGATCTCGTCGAAACCGAGGCCGAGCCGTTGGGTGTAGTAGGTCCCAGGCGCCTCAGCACGGGCGGTGATCTGTCCGGCCAGGCCGGAGTCATGACCACGGTCGGACAACGCCCGGCAAGTCAGCGCCAATTTCTGGCGAGTAGACCACTGAGTTCCGGTGAAGTTCTCCGCGAAGCGGTGCTCCGCGCGTTGCATCAGGTCGGATTTGGAATCGTCGAACGTGGTGCCCATGGCAGCTCCTCGGTGACGGCGGTAGATGACACGACCCTAACCGATAGGACACCTTGTGTCATCTCCTGTGTCATCATGGACGCATGACAGAACTGCTGCGCGCCGTCCGCAAGCAGCGCGGCCTCACCCTCGAAGGCCTCGCCGAGCGGACCGGGCTGACCAAGAGCTACCTGTCCAAAATCGAACGCAGTCGCAGCACGCCGTCCATCGCGGTGGCCATCAAGGTGGCGCAGGCCCTCGATGTCGACGTGGCCCAACTGTTCTCCGAGCGGGGCGACGAGGACAAGATCGCCGTGGACCGCGCTGCGGACCGCAACGCGGATCGACAGCGCTACCGGGCCATGGCCGCGGGCATGCTGGGAAAGACGATGTCCCCGTTCGTGGTTCGTCCCACCGGGCATGCCGGCCGCCGCGAGAATGGTGAAGATGGTGAAGCCCACCCGCTGCACCCGGCTCATGAAGGCCAGGAGTTCGTGTTCGTGCACGCCGGGACCGTCGAATTGGAGTACGGCGATGCCGCGTTGACGCTGAACGCAGGTGACAGCGCCTACTTCGACGCCTCGATCAGCCACCGCCTCCGCTCGGTGGGCTCGGGGCCCGCCGAAGTCGTCGTTGTCGCCGCCGACGTCGCCGGCGGTGCGCAGTGAACACCGAGCTGCTGTTCTCCTACGGCACCCTGCAGCTACCAGAAGTGCAACGCAGCACGTTCGGGCGCGAACCCGATGGCCGGCCCGACGCGATCATCGGCTACGACCTGGACTACGTGACGATCACCGATCCCCACGTGGTGGCAGTCAGCGGCGCCGACCGTCATCCGATCCTGCGCCCGTCGGACACACCTGACGCCGCTGTCCCCGGCACGGTGTTCGCGATCAGCACCGCCGAACTGGCGGCCGCTGACGAGTACGAGGTCGACGCCTACCGGCGGATCTCGGTGCCACTGCGCTCAGGTGCGCAAGCCTGGGTGTACGTGTTCGCCGGCTGAGCCGGGCCCGTCACCAGGGCCGGGTAGCGCAGGACACCCCACTGCCGCCCTGCTGCGTCACCACCACTTCGCCGTCGACGGCGATCTCGCAGTGGAACTCCGGGTTGATTCGCAAGCCACCGCTCGCGGTGACCAACGCCCACTGACTGGGATCGGCCAGCGTGGTGGTGTAGACCACCGGCTGTCCCCCGCCGATCGGCACCCGAACCGTCTCGAGGTACTCCGAGGAGTTTGCGTTGTAGGCGGCCATGCTGGGCGGGTCGGTCTTGATGTAGGAGATGTTGCCGGTCAGGTCACTGGTGGCGGTGATCGTGTAGGTGACCTCGTGGCCACCGGTTGTGCTCTTCTTCGGGGCGTCGGCCGACGGTTCGGTCGCGTTCTCGGTCGGAGTGGGCGTCGGCGACGGCGCTGCATTCTCGGTGGGCGATGCCGCCGGGTTCTCAGTCGGCGAGGCTGGGCTGTTCTCGGGGTCCGCAAGTGACGTCGCATGGCTGGCTGCCATTCCGGCGGCTGCCATCAGCACCACCGTCCCGAACTTGACTGTCACATTCCGCATGATCGTCATACCGCGCCACGCTACCGTGTGTTGCCGACTGTCGGGTTCCGTCACGCCCCGAGGCGCTGCGCTTGCATTAAGTCGACATTCGCCTCAGTCCAGGTACAACCAGCGACCTGTAGCGCTGCCCGGACCCGCATGAGAACCACGTTCGGCCGATACCGAAGCAGGTCACTACTAACCCGGACAATCACCCAGCCGCGCGCGGCCAACTCGGCATAGCGGTCGATGTCAGCGGTACGCTGCCGCGGATCGGTCCAGTGCTGCGCACCGTCGAACTCCACGCCCACCCGGTATTCGGGCCAGCCCATGTCAATGCGGGCAAACGGACGCCCGAAGCCATCTCGCACAACGATCTGGGTCACCGGACACGGCAGTCCGCCGCGAATCAGCAACAGCCGTGTCTTGGTTTCCTGCGGGGATTCTGCGCCGCCGTCCATCAACCTGATCGCACGCCGTAGCTGTACCAGACCGCGAACACCCCGATGGCGTTCGGCCACCTCAGATACGTCGTCCGCGACAAGCCCTGTGGCATGCGCCAGGGAATCGAGTCGGATTATGGCACCGGTCAGGCCTCCCCTGCGCCCAAGATCGAAGGCAGTCCGGGCGGCCGTGGTGGTCGGTATCCCTCGGATGAGGCATGTTTCGTCCGCTTCCAGCCGCTCGCGATAGATCGCAATCCCATCGGCGTCGCCAGCAGCCTTGCGGTTCAGCTCGGCCGGCGACCGCGCATCAATCCATCGTGATCCGTGCAGCGCCGCTGCGGACAACCCGGCCACTGTCGCGGTCCTGCCCGACCACAGCCAACCGGCCACTGCACGGGTGACGGGGGTGAGTTCTACGCCGTTGGGCAGATAGACGTTGCGGTAGATCTGCCGATGCCGACTGCGTAACGTCCGCCTGCTCACGCTGCCCGCTGCCAACGCCTCAGACCCGAGGAAGGGCCACGTCGAATCGGGGGTGGGCGTCGGCATGAAAATCACACTGCCGTCCCAAGCCGTCACCCGAGTGCCGAGCGTCGGCTTTTGTCACGCGTTCTGTGGATAACCGCGCACTAAGGCGACATTCGCCGCAGTACCTCGGCCACCACGTCGTCAATCGGCACGTCGACCTGTTCGCCGGTGCCCAGGTTCTTGACGCCGACAGTGCCGGCCTCCAAGTCGCGGTCGCCCGCGACCAGGGCGATGACGGCTCCGGAACGGTCGGCGGCGCGCATCGCGCCCTTGAGCCCGCGGTCCCCGTAAGCCAGGTCCACGCGCACGCCGGCCGCCCGCAACTGCGCGGCGATAACGGCCAGCCGCAGCTTGGCCGCCTCGGAAAGGCCCACCCCGAACACGTCGCATCGGCTGGTCTGGCCCACGGTCTTGCCCTCGGCGGCCAGCGCGAGCAGGGTACGGTCCACGCCGAGACCGAAGCCGATCCCGGACAGGTCCTGACCACCGAGCTGACGCATGAGCCCGTCGTACCGGCCTCCGCCACCGATCCCGGACTGCGCACCCAACCCGTCGTGCACGAATTCGAAGGTGGTCTTGGTGTAGTAGTCCAGGCCGCGCACCATGCGCGGGTTGACCACGTACGGCACCCCGAGTGCATCCAGGTGTGCCAGCACGGTGTCGAAGTGCGTCCGGGCGGCTTCGGAGAGATGATCGAGCATGACCGGGGCATCAGCGGTCATCTCACGCACGTGCGGACGCTTATCGTCGAGCACCCGCAGCGGATTGAGCTGCGCGCGCTGGCGGGTCTCCTCGTCAAGGTCGAGCCCGAACAGGAACTGCTGCAGCAACTCTCGATAGGCGGGGCGGCAGGTGTCGTCGCCCAACGAGGTGATCTCCAGCCGGAAACCCTCCAGCCCCACGGAGCGAAAGCCCGCATCGGCGACCGCGATCACCTCGGCGTCCAGCGCGGGATCGTCCACCCCGATCGCCTCGACCCCAACCTGCTGCAGCTGCCGGTAACGGCCGGCCTGCGGGCGCTCGTAACGGAAGAACGGCCCCGAATAGCAGAGCTTGGCCGGCAGCTGACCGCGGTCCAGGCCGTGTTCGATCACCGCGCGCATCACGCCTGCGGTGCCCTCGGGCCGCAGGGTGACCGAACGGTCGCCGCGGTCGGCAAACGTGTACATCTCCTTGGAGACCACGTCGGTGGACTCCCCCACCCCGCGTGCGAACAGTGCGGTGTCCTCGAAGATCGGCAGCTCGATGTCGCCGTACCCGGCGCGGCGAGCGACCGCCAGCAGTCCGTCGCGGACGGCGACGAAGCCGGCCGAAGAGACTGGCGGTACGCCAGGAATGTAGTCGGGCACCCCTTTGGGTGCGGTAAACGTGCTCACGCACTGAGCCCTTCTAGGAACGGGTTGTAACGGCGCTCGGCGCCGATGGTGGTCTTAGGGCCGTGGCCGGGTAGCACCACGGTCGCGTCGTCAAGGCAGAGCAGTTTGTCGACGATCGAGGTCAACAGGTCCCGGCCGCTGCCCCCGGGCAGGTCGGTGCGGCCGACCGAGTTCTGAAACAAGGTGTCCCCGCTGAACACCACCTCGGCAGCGTCACCTTCGACCCGGAACACCACCGAACCGCGGGTGTGGCCGGGGGTGTGGTCGACGGTGACCGTGGTGTCGCCCAAGCCGATCTTGTCGCCGTCGCGGTCCAGTTCGATCAGCTGCTTGGGCTCGGAGAACATCGCCTTGCTCAACACCCCGAACAACGCCTGCCCCGGGACGGTGCCCAGTGAGCGCAGCGGGTCGGTAAGCATGAATCGGTCCTCGGGGTGAATGTAGGTGGGACAGCCGTAGGTGTCGGAGACCTTCTGCGCCGACCAGATGTGGTCGATGTGGCCGTGCGTGAGCAGCACCGCCGACGGCGTCAGCCGATTCTCGTCGAGCACACGCCGCAGCCGGGCCATCGCGCGCTGGCCGGGATCGACGACGATCGCGTCCGAGCCCTGCCGTTGCGCCAACACGTAACAGTTGCACGCCAGCATTCCAGCGGGGAATCCGGTGACCAACACGCCGACCAGTTTCCCATTGCACGCCGGGTCGGCGGTGACGCGGGCGGTGCAGGCCCGCTCTGGCAGACTTGAGGGCCGACTCAGTCAGCGAGCCAGGAGGTTACCCCCGGTGCCCACGAACTCAGAGCGGCGTGCCGCCGCCAAGCGCAATCTGGACCGACAGGTGCAGCAGCGTGCCGAGGCAGCCCGCAAGCAGCGCCGGTCACTGATGATCGTCGGCGCCGTGGCGGCGGTGTTGCTGATCGCCGGGGTGGTGTTCGTGGTGCTGCGCGACAACGATCCGGGCAATGTCAACGCGAGTGGTTCGTCGGGTTCGAACACATCGGAGTCCGCGGACTCCGCTGACGCTTCCGGGGCGCCCGCCGCCAGCGCCGGGCAGCTACCGAAGTTCACCGCATCGCCTCAGCTGGGCGCCGACTGCCAGTACCCGAAGGCGCGTCCGGCCACCAAGGCCGTCGAGCCGCCGCGGTCCGGCAAGGTCCCGACCGACCCGGCCGAGGTCAGCGTGTCGATGATGACCGACCAGGGCCCCATCGGTTTGATGCTCAACAACGGCCAATCCCCTTGCACCGTCAACAGCTTCATCAGCCTGGCGGCCAAGGACTTCTTCTCCGGTACCCAGTGCCACCGGCTGACCACATCGCCGATGCTCAGCGTGCTGCAATGCGGCGACCCCGCCGGCGACGGCACCGGCGGCCCGGGCTATGAGTTCGACAACGAGTACCCCACCGACCAGTACTCCTTGGGTGACCCCGCGGCCCAGCAGCCGGTCACCTACCCGCGCGGCACCGTGGCGATGGCCAACGCCGGGCCCGGGACCAACGGCAGCCAGTTCTTCCTGGTCTACAAGGATTCGATGCTGCCGCCGCAGTACACGGTGTTCGGCAAGATTCAGGACGACGGCCTGGCCACCCTGGACAAGATCGCCGCGGCGGGTGTGCAGGGCGGCGGCGACGACGGTTCGCCGGTCACCAAGGTGACCGTCAAGTCGGTGCGCGCCGACTAGCGGGAGCCGTCAGGCCGCCGACGTCACCCGGTAGACGTCGTAGACGCCCTCGACGTTGCGGACCACGTTGAGCAGGTGGCCAAGATGCTTCGGGTCGCCCATCTCGAAGGTGAACCGGCTGATCGCCACCCGGTCTCGTGAGGTCGTGACCGAGGCCGACAAGATGTTGACCTTCTCGTCGGCGAGCACCTTGGTGATGTCCGACAGCAGCCGGTGCCGATCCAGCGCCTCGACCTGAATGGCGACCAGGAACACCGATGACGGCGACGGCGCCCACTTGACCTCGATGATCCGCTCGTCCTGCTGGCGCAGCGCGTCGGCATTGGTGCAGTCGGTGCGGTGTACCGACACCCCGCCGCCACGGGTGACGAAACCCATGATCTCGTCGCCGGGCACCGGGGTGCAGCACTTGGCCAGTTTCGTCAACACCCCGGTGGCGCCGGGAACCGCGACGCCGACGTCGTCGGTGTGGCGTTCGCGACGCGGGATGGTCAGCGGCGTGGAGCGCTCGGCCAGGTCGTCCTCGGCCTGGTCCACCCCGCCGAGCTGGGCCACCAGCCGTTGCACGACGTGATGCGCCGAGATGTGGTTCTCGCCGACGGCGGTGTAGAGCGCGGAAACATCGGTGTAGTGCAGTTCGCGGGCCACCGCCGCCATCGACTCGCCGTTGACCAGTCGTTGCAGCGGCAATCCCGCCCGACGCACCTCGCGGGCCATCGCGTCCTTGCCGGACTCCAGGGCCTCCTCGCGGCGCTCCTTGGCGAACCACTGCCGGATCTTGGCCTTGGCTCGCGGCGACACCACGAACTGTTGCCAGTCCCGCGACGGCCCGGCGTTCTGCGCTTTCGAGGTGAAAACCTCGACCACTTCGCCGTTTTCGAGCTTGCGCTCCAGCGCCACCAGCCGGCCGTTGACCCGGGCGCCGATACATCGGTGTCCGACTTCGGTGTGCACGGCGTAGGCGAAGTCCACGGGTGTGGAACCGGTGGGCAGTGTGATCACGTCGCCCTTGGGCGTGAACACGAAGATCTCTTTGACGGCCAGGTCGTAGCGCAGCGACTCGAGGAATTCTCCCGGATCGGCGGCCTCCCGCTGCCAGTCCAACAGCTGGCGCATCCAGGCCATGTCGTCGATCTCGGCGGCGGTGTTGAGGTGCGGAACACCGTTGCGGCCCTTGGCTTCCTTGTAGCGCCAGTGCGCGGCGATGCCGTACTCCGCGGTGCGGTGCATCTCCCGGGTGCGAATCTGGATCTCCAGAGGTTTGCCCTCTGGGCCGATCACGGTGGTGTGCAGCGATTGGTAGACCCCGTAGCGGGGCTGAGCGATGTAGTCCTTGAACCTGCCGGCCATCGGCTGCCACAGCGAGTGCACGACACCGACCGCCGCGTAGCAGTCCCGGATCTCGTCGCAGAGGATCCGCAGTCCCACCAGGTCGTAGATATCGTCGAAGTCGCGACCACGCACGATCATCTTCTGATAGATCGACCAGTAGTGCTTGGGTCGGCCTTCGACGGTGGCGGTGATCTTCGACTTCGCGAGGGTGTTGACGATCTCGGCGCGCACCTTGGCCAGGTAGGTATCGCGGGACGGGGCGCGGTCGGCCACCAGCCGCACGATCTCCTCGTAGCGTTTGGGGTGCAGGATCGCGAACGACAGATCCTCAAGCTCCCACTTCACGGTGGCCATACCCAGCCGATGCGCCAGTGGCGCAATCACTTCCAGCGTCTCGCGTGCTTTGCGGGCTTGCTTTTCGGGCGCCAGGAAGCGGATGGTGCGCATGTTGTGCAACCGGTCGGCGACCTTGATCACCAGCACCCGGGGGTCGCGCGCCATCGCGATGACCATCTTGCGGATGGTCTCGGCCTCGGCCGCGGTGCCCAATACCACTTTGTCCAGCTTGGTCACCCCGTCGACCAGGTGGGCGACCTCGTCACCGAATTCGGCGGCCAGCGCGGTCAGGGTGTACCCGGTGTCCTCGACGGTGTCGTGCAACAGTGCGGCCACCAACGTGATGGTGTCCATGCCCAACTCGGCCAGGATGGTGGCAACAGCCACGGGGTGGGTGATGTAGGGATCCCCCGAATGGCGCAGCTGGGTGGCGTGGCGCTGCTCGGCTACCTCATAGGCGCGTTGCAGCAGCGCCAGATTGGCCTTCGGGTAGTACTGCCGGTGCACCGCCACCAGCGGCTCCAGCACCGGGCTCAATGCACCACGTTGGGCGGTGATGCGCCGGGCAATCCGGGCCCGGACCCGCCGCGACGCACTGGTCGGGACCTTCAGCAGATCGGTGCGCTCGGACGGCGAGTCCTGGGCGACCGCCTCCGACACCGCCACCGGCTGGCCGGCGTCAGTGCTGAACCGCTCGGGGCCTGAGCCCTGCTCTAAGCCTTGTTCAGGGCCCACTGTGCTCACCTCCGACCACGAGAATATCGACTAAATCAGGTGCAGGCTGTGCAGCTGCAACGGTGCCACGGCGGCACGTCCGCCCAGCCCCGCCAGCTCCAGCACCACCGCAGCCGCAACCACCTCGGCCCCTGCACCATCCAACAATCGCCGCGTTGCGGCCAGGGTACCGCCGGTGGCCAGCACGTCGTCGAGGATTACCACCCGGCGCCCGGCCAACTCGACTCCGTCGGCCGGAATCTCCAGCACCGCAGTTCCGTACTCGAGCTGATAGCGCTCCGAGAGCACCGGCGGCGGCAGCTTGCCGCCCTTGCGGACTGCCAGCGCGCCCACCCCGAGCCGGTCGGCGACCGCCCCGGCCAGCAGAAACCCACGT includes these proteins:
- a CDS encoding endonuclease domain-containing protein, with the translated sequence MPTPTPDSTWPFLGSEALAAGSVSRRTLRSRHRQIYRNVYLPNGVELTPVTRAVAGWLWSGRTATVAGLSAAALHGSRWIDARSPAELNRKAAGDADGIAIYRERLEADETCLIRGIPTTTAARTAFDLGRRGGLTGAIIRLDSLAHATGLVADDVSEVAERHRGVRGLVQLRRAIRLMDGGAESPQETKTRLLLIRGGLPCPVTQIVVRDGFGRPFARIDMGWPEYRVGVEFDGAQHWTDPRQRTADIDRYAELAARGWVIVRVSSDLLRYRPNVVLMRVRAALQVAGCTWTEANVDLMQAQRLGA
- the hisS gene encoding histidine--tRNA ligase, with product MSTFTAPKGVPDYIPGVPPVSSAGFVAVRDGLLAVARRAGYGDIELPIFEDTALFARGVGESTDVVSKEMYTFADRGDRSVTLRPEGTAGVMRAVIEHGLDRGQLPAKLCYSGPFFRYERPQAGRYRQLQQVGVEAIGVDDPALDAEVIAVADAGFRSVGLEGFRLEITSLGDDTCRPAYRELLQQFLFGLDLDEETRQRAQLNPLRVLDDKRPHVREMTADAPVMLDHLSEAARTHFDTVLAHLDALGVPYVVNPRMVRGLDYYTKTTFEFVHDGLGAQSGIGGGGRYDGLMRQLGGQDLSGIGFGLGVDRTLLALAAEGKTVGQTSRCDVFGVGLSEAAKLRLAVIAAQLRAAGVRVDLAYGDRGLKGAMRAADRSGAVIALVAGDRDLEAGTVGVKNLGTGEQVDVPIDDVVAEVLRRMSP
- a CDS encoding MBL fold metallo-hydrolase: MLVTGFPAGMLACNCYVLAQRQGSDAIVVDPGQRAMARLRRVLDENRLTPSAVLLTHGHIDHIWSAQKVSDTYGCPTYIHPEDRFMLTDPLRSLGTVPGQALFGVLSKAMFSEPKQLIELDRDGDKIGLGDTTVTVDHTPGHTRGSVVFRVEGDAAEVVFSGDTLFQNSVGRTDLPGGSGRDLLTSIVDKLLCLDDATVVLPGHGPKTTIGAERRYNPFLEGLSA
- a CDS encoding peptidylprolyl isomerase yields the protein MPTNSERRAAAKRNLDRQVQQRAEAARKQRRSLMIVGAVAAVLLIAGVVFVVLRDNDPGNVNASGSSGSNTSESADSADASGAPAASAGQLPKFTASPQLGADCQYPKARPATKAVEPPRSGKVPTDPAEVSVSMMTDQGPIGLMLNNGQSPCTVNSFISLAAKDFFSGTQCHRLTTSPMLSVLQCGDPAGDGTGGPGYEFDNEYPTDQYSLGDPAAQQPVTYPRGTVAMANAGPGTNGSQFFLVYKDSMLPPQYTVFGKIQDDGLATLDKIAAAGVQGGGDDGSPVTKVTVKSVRAD
- a CDS encoding RelA/SpoT family protein, whose protein sequence is MAVSEAVAQDSPSERTDLLKVPTSASRRVRARIARRITAQRGALSPVLEPLVAVHRQYYPKANLALLQRAYEVAEQRHATQLRHSGDPYITHPVAVATILAELGMDTITLVAALLHDTVEDTGYTLTALAAEFGDEVAHLVDGVTKLDKVVLGTAAEAETIRKMVIAMARDPRVLVIKVADRLHNMRTIRFLAPEKQARKARETLEVIAPLAHRLGMATVKWELEDLSFAILHPKRYEEIVRLVADRAPSRDTYLAKVRAEIVNTLAKSKITATVEGRPKHYWSIYQKMIVRGRDFDDIYDLVGLRILCDEIRDCYAAVGVVHSLWQPMAGRFKDYIAQPRYGVYQSLHTTVIGPEGKPLEIQIRTREMHRTAEYGIAAHWRYKEAKGRNGVPHLNTAAEIDDMAWMRQLLDWQREAADPGEFLESLRYDLAVKEIFVFTPKGDVITLPTGSTPVDFAYAVHTEVGHRCIGARVNGRLVALERKLENGEVVEVFTSKAQNAGPSRDWQQFVVSPRAKAKIRQWFAKERREEALESGKDAMAREVRRAGLPLQRLVNGESMAAVARELHYTDVSALYTAVGENHISAHHVVQRLVAQLGGVDQAEDDLAERSTPLTIPRRERHTDDVGVAVPGATGVLTKLAKCCTPVPGDEIMGFVTRGGGVSVHRTDCTNADALRQQDERIIEVKWAPSPSSVFLVAIQVEALDRHRLLSDITKVLADEKVNILSASVTTSRDRVAISRFTFEMGDPKHLGHLLNVVRNVEGVYDVYRVTSAA
- a CDS encoding adenine phosphoribosyltransferase, producing the protein MNQAGPAAGAGEIIASLTREVADFPTPGIAFKDLTPVFADAAGLAAVTEALARVAAGADLVAGIDARGFLLAGAVADRLGVGALAVRKGGKLPPPVLSERYQLEYGTAVLEIPADGVELAGRRVVILDDVLATGGTLAATRRLLDGAGAEVVAAAVVLELAGLGGRAAVAPLQLHSLHLI